A stretch of DNA from Desulfovibrio gilichinskyi:
AATATTTGAGTTCCTCCGCTGACCTTGCTTCCAGCAAGGCTTCATCTGAATATCTATCGCAAATGGATTCAATTTTTAATCAAAGTGCTAAAGACGGACTTGGAGTAACTCAAGATGCTTTTCTGACAGCATGGGCTGAACTATCCATGTATCCTGATTCCTCTTCAGAGCGGGAAGCTTTGCTGGGTGAAGCAGAATCGTTAGTATATTCCATAAATTCCACTTATTCTGAACTCCAAAAAATGCAATCTACTGTGGAAGATGAAATAAACGATCAGGTCGCTCAGGCAAATGAATATATTGATAATATAGGATTACTGAATAAACAGATTGCTGCATCGCCTGAAGATTACGATTTAGTCTCGAATCGTGATCAGATAATCCGCGAACTTGATGAATTAATCGGTGTAACAGTTATTACTCCAAGTGACGGCCAAACAAAAATATATACAGAAAGCGGAATGCCCCTGGTAGAAGGTTCTGAAACTCATAACCTTGTCTACACTTCTGCGCGATCCACCGAATCCCTTATGCCCTCTTCTGCTTATGACGGTGAGTTAAATTTTTCAGGTTCATCAAGTGAGGAAATGTTACTGGAATTTACTTCTTCAGGAGCAGACGGAAGCGCAAAATTCAAAGTGTCTTTTGACGGGGGTAATACGTGGGCAAAAGATGAAAACGGAAACACTCTTATCTATACAGCAGGAGATTCAAACAATTCAGCAACAATAGATGGAGTTGAAATATCTTTTTCCGGTTCAACTTCTGACCATACAAAAGGAGATCGATATACAATTGTTCCTAAAAACGGACTGTACTGGCAAGGCAACGATTCCTCTTTGGTTAACTGCACCCCGCTGACAGATGCAAGCGGTACTGGCATTTCACACAGAAGTACCAGCGGAAGTATTTCAGGTCTGCTAACATTCAGAGATGATGAGCTTATTCCGACAATGGACAGCCTCAATGACTTATCTTCTGCACTTATCTGGGAAGTAAATGAAGTGCATTCTCAAGGCGCAGGACTATCCTCTCACTTATCTCTTGAAGGAACATATTCCGTTGAAGATCAAACAGCGACTCTTTCGAATAGCGGACTGCCTTATGCCGCTAATATAGAATCAGGCGAGTTTTCAATATATACTTATGATGCTGACGGAGCATTACTTTCTAACGCGGCAATATCTATTGATCCTTCCACAGATTCTCTTGATGACATCGTGAACTCCATAAATTCAGCTTTTCCAGGATCCATTACAGCTTCTGTGGATTCAGAAGGACATCTGAAATTACAATCAGCCACAGATATAAGCTTTGAACTATCAAGTGACACGTCCGGATTTCTTGCTGCAACAGGAATAAATACTTTTTTTGACGGCAGCAGTGCCTCTGACATCTCAATAAACTCCTACATTCAAGACAATCCCTCGCATATAAATTGCGGAGAAGTCGGAACGGACGGTCTGGTTTCATCCGGAAGCAATGACACCGCAAAAACCATAAACGAGTTGATGAGCAAAACAGTTACGATCGGTGACCATCTTTCCAGTCAGACCTCTTCTTTATCCGAGTATCTTTCTCAAATTGTTTCCAGTGTTGGCGCAGCTGCTTCAACAGCCTCGACTCAAGTTACTTGTGACACTGCCGCAGCTCAGCTTTATTACGATCAGCAGCAATCTGTCAGCGGTGTAAATGTTGAAGAAGAAGTAATAAATTTGACGAAACAACAACAGCAATACCAGGCAGCCTGCCAGATTATCACAGTATCCCGCGACATGTTCGATACAATTCTAGGTATGATGTAATCAGGAGCAGTTATGAGAATCAGCACTACACAAATTTATGCTCAGAGTTTAACTAATGTTAATTCATCACTTGTAAGATTGGATGAATTAAACTCACAAAACAGTTCTCAAAAAAGAATTAATGCTCCATCAGATGATGCTGCCGGAATGGGCAATGTGATGGAATTACGCACATATGATCAAACTCTTGCCACACAGGTTGAAAACGCAACGGTTGTAAAAGGACTCCTCGGTTCAGCCGACGATTTATTATCTCAGGCCAGTGAAATCATGACTTCTATACTTGAACAGGCTGAGCAGGCTTCAACGGGAACTTACGATCTAGAGCAGAATCAGATGATGGCTGAACAAATGCGCGGATATCTGGATTCATTAGTAAGTATTGCAAATTCTAAATCCGGCAACGATTACCTTTTTTCAGGAGAAGCAACGGACACCTCACCATATGAATATACTACCGATGTTACTTTACTGGGTGATTCACCGGCAAGAAGCGATATTGCAGAAATTACAGGAGAATTTGATAAAACAACTCTCGTTGAATTCACCACTGACGGAACCATCGGAGTAGATTCAATTGATTACCGTTTCTCAACTGATGGAGGAGAATCATGGGATACAGGGACTCTTGATGCAACGGCAGTTCCACCTGAAACAACTTTAAACCTTGGAACAATATCTGTTGAAATGAATTCGGGAGTTGCTGTTACTGCGGCAGATGAAGATGAAGGAAGTCAATTTATAGTCCGCAGTGCATTATCATATAACGGCTCTGAGAAAGCTACATCTGTTGCAATTTCTGAAAAAACTGAAGTTAATGCCAATACTGTCGGACATAAAGCTTTCGGAGGATTAAATTCTCAAACTGATGATCCTTATGATGATCCAAATTTATTTGAAACTATAAGTGATGCAATTGCATACATGGAAATCGGAGACGAATCCGGTGTTGCGAATTGTTTAGAAAAACTTCGTGCCGGCAACGAAGCACTGACAACAGTTTCTGCTGAAATAGGTTCGAGTGAAGAAAAAACATCTTTTGTAATGAGCAGCATTACCCTTTCCAGAAATAGAATTGCTACAGCGATAAGTTCAGAAGAAGATATTAACGCTGCTCAGCTATCAATTGAACTGACTCAAGCCAACTATGTTTACCAAGCTGTCCTTAAATCTGCCGCAAGTATCATGAATACGAGTATTATGGATTATCTATAGGAGACTAAAATGTCTATATCATCACTATCATCAAATGTATTATCATATTCATCAGTATCAACTTCAGGATCTACAAACTTTTCAGGGCTAGGCAACGGAACTGATTTTGATGAAATTAGAGAAGCAACTATTACAGCTGAGAGCTACAAAAAACAAGAGTATGAAGAAAGTCTCACATACTCTAAAAATGCAGTTGATGTTTTAACTACCTTAGATGAAGAATTAGTCACTTTGTCAGGAACTTTGCAGAAAATGGATGAAGTTTCGGAGTTTTATTCATATACGGGTAACATTTCAGGAGACGAAGTCAGTGCTGTCGCTGAAGATGGAGCCAAGCCATGCTCGCATAATCTTGTTGTGGGGCAACTGGCCAAAACTGATAGGTGGGTCGCGGAAGATTATGACATCGCATCTAAAGACACAGAAATTTGCAGTGCGGATTCATCTATAACGCTATCCTATGCAGGCGAAGATATTACGCTGAATATCCCATCAGGAACAACTGCTGAAGAATTTGTAGATCTTATTAACAACAGCAGCGAATTTACAGATAAAATTGAAGCGTCATTAATTTATGACGGCAGCAATTATCATCTCAGTCTTACAGGAAATGATACCGGCAGCGATAATGTTTTAGGATTAACAGATCTCAGCGCTCTTGATTCTATATCAGCTTCAGATTTTACAAATACTCAAACGGCACAAAATGCAAAGTTGAAAATTGACGGTTATCCCTCTGAAACAGATTCATGGCTTGAACGTTCATCTAATACAGTTGATGATCTGATTGATAATGTGACTTTAACTTTAAGTTCAACAACCGATTCAGATGGAGTTGAAATAGCTATTAGCTATGACACCGACAGTATGGTTGAAAAAGTTGCTTCATTCGTTTCCGAAGTGAACCAGATTATCTATGATTTGCAAAGTGTGACAGGGCGACTTGATACAAGTGACGATGATGAAGACAGTGACACTTTTACACTCAAGGGAGGATCATTAGATTTAATATACAATCGATTTAAATCTATTCTTTCTTCATTAGGAGAAGGCTTTACACGTTATGACAGTGGCACTGAAACCGGCGATTTATATTCATCTCTCTCGATGATCGGGATATCTACCGACTCGACAGAAGGATCATCCTCCTTCGGCCAGCTTGTACTTGATTATGATGAACTTGAAGAAGCTCTCAGCAAATCTCCTGAAAGCGTTGCCCGTCTTTTTGCGGCTTCAGGGGAATCTACCTCGGACAGCTCCTCAATCAGCATACTGTCCAGTATTTCAGGATTAACTTCTGCAGGTGAATATGATGTTGAGTATGAGGTCTCCGGAGGACAAATAACTTCAGCTACAATTAACGGTGTCGCTATGAAATTGGACGGAAATACAATGCTCGCCCAGCGTAACAGTGATGCGAACGGTTTATATCTGAAAGGAACGGAAACTACTGACGGAATTTACTCCGCAACAGTTCTAGTAAAACAAGGTAAAATCGGAGAAATTGCCGACTATTGTTCTAAAATTACAGATGTTTCAACAGGGTCAGTCCCGCTTTTAATCAGCAGTTATGAGGATTCTTGTACAAAATTAGAAAATGAAATTTACGATGAAGCAGCAAGACTTGACTCATTAGACAGCTACTTAACAACGAAATACGCTAAACTTGATGCACTGTTGCAAAAATATTCTAACCTCTCAACTCAGCTGACAACAACACTTGATACGTCATCTAGCGATTAGTTCTAATTAAATTCTACGGTTTTCGACATCTGAATGAGAATTACCGCTTAGCTTTAAGGCGGTTTTCTCCTTTTTACAACAAGATGTGATAATCAGCACACTTTAATAACTGTCAATTACTGATAGAAGTTTCTTTTTTTTGATGGGCTTTGCAAGAAATCCGGTACATCCGGCATTGAAACAATGTTCTCTATCTTCCTCAAAGGCATTAGCTGTCAAAGCCACAATCGGCGTTGTAGCGAGTGAATTTTCTTTTTCGTATTCGCGAATAGCTTTTGTTGCGGCAATTCCATCCATTACCGGCATCTGAATATCCATAAAAACTAAATCAAAATTATCATTTTTAAAGGCAGTTAAGCCTTGGAGTCCATTTTCAACCAGAACAACCTCATGGCCGGACGGCTCAAGGTAAAGATCAAGGAGCATTCTGTTACTTTCGGAATCTTCCACAATAAGGATTCTTTTTTTCTTTGACCCAGAATCAACAGGTATCGCCTCTTCTCCGTTATAAGAATTGTCCTTATTAACTTCATTGCAAATATTGAACGGGACAACAAGTTTAAAGATTGTTCCTGCGCCGACTTTTGACTCAACTAAAATTTCCCCATCCATCAACCCGGCAAGTCGTTTTGCAATGGTAAGCCCCAGTCCGGTTCCGCCATATCTACGTGTGGTGGAGGAATCCGCCTGCGCAAAACTCTCAAAAATAGTGTGCATTTTTTCCGGTGGTATACCTATTCCTGTATCAATAATACTAAAAGTAAATAGTCTGGTGTTCTGCCTCGCCGGAACAGAAGAAACAGTAATAGAGACAGCCCCCTTCTCGGTAAATTTTACTGCATTTCCAATTATATTAAGGAGAATCTGCTTCAAACGGATTTGATCACCAAGTACCAAGATTGGATGATCTGCATCCAGTGTACAGGAGAATTCAAGTCCTTTACTTTTGGCAACAACACGCATGATTGAGTCTATGTCCTTTATAGAAAGACCTAAATCAAAACAGACTGACTCCAGCTCAATTCGCCCTGTTTCAACTTTTGCAAAATCAAGTATCTCATTAATCAGCGCCAGCAGACTTTTTCCCGCGGATTCAAAAAGATTTATGTACCGTTTTTGCTCTTCGTCCAGCTTAGTCTCTAAAAGCAAATCCGCCACTCCGAGAATAGAATTCATCGGAGTGCGTATTTCATGACTCATATTGGCTAAGAATTCAGATTTAGCTTTACTTGCGGCCTCGGCCTGACATTTAGCCAGCTTTAAAGCTTTTACAGCTTTCTTCTGTTCAGTAATATCAGAACCAATACATAATATTTCTAACAACTTATTATCTGAACTATATAATGCTTTATTGGACCAGCTCACCCAAATACGGCTACCGTCTCTAAGCATATTTTCATTTTCGTTGTTTATAAACTTTTCCGGATTATGAAATATATCCTGAGCCATTTTTCGCAAATCACGCCCCGAGCTCTCCACTTCAGGAACAATGGTTCCAATAATGTTTTTCCCTAAAATATCATTACGTAGATAACCGAATATTTTTTCTGCAAACTCATTAAAAAAAGTTATACGACCATTTATATCCATACGTAAGATAATACTGGCGGCATTTTCAACCAACTCCTGATAAAGTTGCCTGCTTTCCCTAAGCCGACTTTCAGCAAGTTTGCGTTCAGCAACCTCTTGTTCTAGCTCATCACGCGAAGCAGTTGTTTCAGTAAGTTTTTTATTAATTACTTCTAAATTTTGAGCATATTGCTCTATATCTTCTTTGGCACGAAGCAACTGTTCTTCTGCCTGTTTTCGCTGACTTATATCTACAAAACATTCAAGTAACTGTTCTTTACCGTTGATTAAAATGATGTTTACAGTTTTTAAGACTGTCAATTTTGTACCTTTGGATGTCAGAAGAACCCGTTCAGACTTATCTACAGCCTGTCCAAGATCAAGTACCGGACACTTTCCTCTTTCAGCAGCACATATAAAATCATGACAGACACGACCCATTATCTGTTCTTTCTCAAGCCCGATGAGCCTGCAAGCTTCTGCATTAGAATCAATTATAATACGACTTTGCGGGTCAATAAGCATCACTCCGGCCTGAATAGAGTCGAGAATTGTATTAAGCCTGAATTCGCTTTGTATAAATGACTCTTCAATCTTCTTGCGTTCTGAAAAATCTTCTATAGTTGCGATAACTTCCGAAGGAGTTTTTTCAGGCGTTACAGGGTTAAACGCTACGCGCAAATACCCTTTTCTGCCGCCGGTCACCGATGTGTAATAGTTTTCGAAATATGAAGGCTCTCCGGACAGGGCTTTAGCTAAAGCTGCTCCTATTTCAATTGTACTATCCTGTGCGATATTAAATCCCAAAAGTTTTTCTCTGGTAGACCCCATGATGCGGACAAACTGTTCATTGCAATCAACAATAATTCCATCTGAATTGAAGAGAATCAGACCTAGTGGAGAACGTTCAAAAATAACACGTAAACGACGCCCGTTTGTTCGGAGTTCATGCTCAGCCTTTCTCAGTTCTGCAACCTCTTTGTATAATTCAGCCAACACTGCCGGATCTACTTTTATTTGCATTTCAACTCCAGATTATGAAAATATCTTGCAGTATAACATGACCTTCGTGCAAATCAAGCTAGATTTATTCAACTAAAGTAATCGATAAAATCTTGCAAACCGCCACTTTTATGCATCTACGTTGCCTTAATAAAAAAGGCGCAAATAATAAATTCGCGCCTTTTTTACACAGGTTCAACTATCTAGATTTGTTTTCAAAATATTTCTAAACCTTAATATGAATAAGCAAAATTTCAGGACGACTGTTAGTACGAATAGGCGGTCCCCAAAATCCTACACCGCAACTGACGTAATACCAAGTTTTACTCTTTTTCAGTATGCCCCAACCCTTTTCATAAAGATCATCAATTATGAAATTAACCGGAAAGATCTGACCGTTGTGAGTATGCCCCGAGATTTGCAATGCAACTCCGGCGCGCTCAGCCTCTTCAAGTTCAGCAGGCTTATGGTCAAGTACAATCACAGGCAACTTGTTATCTGCAGGAATTAACCGTGCAAGCGGCTCTCTAGTTCCTCCGTGCTGTACGGCTGAAAAATCATTACGCCCTACAAGAAGAAATTTACCATCGACAATCACAGTTTCATCCACCAAAACGGAAAGCCCCTGCTTTTCGAGAAAATCTTCGGACCATTTACCGCCTAAATAATATTCGTGATTTCCTAAAACAGCATATTTGCCAAGAGGAGCTTTCAGCCTCTTAAGTTCTTCAACCGCTCCGCTCTGTTTAACATCATAATCATCAAGAACGTCCCCAACCAGAAGAATAATGTCAGGTGTCATTTGATTTATTGATGTTACAATGTTTCCGACCCTCTCACGGCTCATAAGTTTTCCGGCATGAAGATCAGTCACTGCGGCGATGTCGTATTCAACTCCGGTACTGTTTCCGGTTCTTAAATCAAAGCTGAGTTCACGTACTACCGGGGAAGTAGCATTAATATACCCACCGATAACCATCAAAGCAGACACAAGGCAAAGACATGCAAATATTTTGACTTTGGGAACCGCTAAATCCGGAACCATAAGCTTCATGCCGAACCGGATAGGCTCTGCGCATAGCCCAAGCGGGACCAGACAAACTATAATTGTAGCCCAGGTATATCCGGCTCCTTGTAAAAGGATCTTAAGCGAATACGGAATATCTGAACTGAAAAAAATAGTTAACGGCAGCACCACAGTCATAAGATCTGATGCTAGGAGAATACCACGCTTAGTCTTAGGTCTCTCGCTTAACATACGGCATATCCATAGCCGTATGTAAAAATAGCAAAAGAAATAAATAAGTGTAACTTTAAGGTAAAAGCGCATTCTATTTTAACATTTACAACGAGCTGTATATGCTTTTGCAAGCCCGCCATTTGATGTTTCGCGATAAAGACTCGGTAAATCGTGCCCTGTTTCTTTCATTACCGTTACAACCTCATCAAAAGAAATTCTATGTGAACCGTCAGACAGGATTGACATTTGAGCACGCGCAAGCGCACGGGTTGCAGCGCAGGCATTACGTTCGATACAAGGAATCTGCACCAAGCCGTCAACAGGATCGCATGTAAGACCCAAATGATGTTCAAGCCCCATTTCAGCAGAATACTCAATCTGACGGAGAGTTCCGCCCATTAACTGAGTTGCCGCGGCGCAAGCCATAGCGCAGGCTGACCCCACTTCTCCCTGACATCCGACTTCTGCTCCGGATATTGAAGCATTCTTTTTAATTACATTTCCGAATAGTCCGGCAGTAGCCAAAGCTCGAATAATATCATTTTCTTTTAATGAATAAAGATCTTTCAAATATTTAAGAGTCGCAGGAATAATCCCGCAAGAACCGCAAGTAGGAGCAGTAACTATAACGCCGCCGGCTGCATTTTCTTCAGACACAGCAAGGGCGTAGGCTGTCGTAAGTCCGGTAAACTGCATCTCAGGACTGGCAAGCTTTGTACGGCGCAAATATGATTTTGCCTGTCTCCTTAGTCCGATGGAACCGGGAAGAACGCCCTCAGCATCCAGACCGCGTTCAAGAGCTTTTTCCATTACCGCCCACACTTCACGCAAAAAATCCCAGATTTCAGGACCTTCACATTGCTCAACATATTCCCAATAGTTAATCCCTTTATCTGCGCAATGATCCATGATTGAAGCGATATGTTGCAAAGGGTAAACAGAGTTAATATTTGAGTGGCATTTACCTTCTTCACGAATGGCACCGCCTCCGACGCTGTACACTTTCCATGAATCAACAACTTCCTTATTTTCGTTTAATGATTCAAAGAGCATGCCGTTAGGATGTTCAACCATCTTTTCTTCAGCTTTCCAAACAATTTCAGTCTTATCATTACCAAGCACGCAAAGCACAGCCCAGTCGGTCAGATGCCCTTTTCCTGTGGCCGCAAGGCTCTCAAAAAGAGTTACACGGAAAAAAGGAGCATCAGGATGCTTTTCCAGAAAACATTCAGCAGCCATACGCGGCCCCATGGTGTGACTGGAAGACGGCCCGACTCCAATGCGATACAATTCTTTTAAAGATTCCATTATCTAATCCTTATTATATTATTAAGTAAGACTGTGAGCTTAATTATTTTGTGCATCCTGACAGCTTTAACTGTGTAATAGCTGGATAAATATAATTTAATCATATTTATCCACACCTGAGTTGTCAGCATAATATATGTAAAATAAACTAGGTCAAACTTAATTTAAGCAAATAGATAAATTGGTTAGCAAAAGTTTATTTCGTATGTGTAAACCATCCACGAGTCCTCTTACAAAATCCAACAAGCATCAACATCACAGGCACCTCAATTAAGACCCCAACAACAGTAGCAAGAGCTGCACCGGAGGAAAGACCGAAAATCATTACAGCTGTGGCAATTGCAACTTCAAAATGATTCGAGGCTCCTATCATGGCTGCAGGAGCGGCGTCTTCGTAATTTAAATTCATAAACTTAGCAGCAATATATCCCACTGCAAAGATTAAAATAGTCTGCAAGAACAGCGGTATTGAAATCCAGACAATAGTTAAAGGATTAGCCAGAATTACTTCTCCTTTAAAACTGAACAACAAAACCAAAGTCAAAAGCAAGGCGCTGATTGTTATTGGTGTTAACACGTGCAGAAACTTCTCTTTAAACCAAGTTTCGCCTTTCGATTTAATAATCCACTTACGTGAAAAATATCCAGCAAACAATGGTAAAGCAACATAAATTGCGACAGATAAAAGAAGAGCCTGCCACGGGACAGGAAGTTGTCCTACTCCCAGCAAAAACCCACCAAGAACACCATAAAGAATTAGCATTGCTAGTGAATTTATGGCAACCATTACTAAGGTTAGACCGTCGTTACCTTGTGCGAGATATCCCCACACCAGCACCATTGCAGTACATGGAGCTATTCCAAGGAGGATACATCCTGCAAAGTA
This window harbors:
- a CDS encoding metallophosphoesterase; its protein translation is MLSERPKTKRGILLASDLMTVVLPLTIFFSSDIPYSLKILLQGAGYTWATIIVCLVPLGLCAEPIRFGMKLMVPDLAVPKVKIFACLCLVSALMVIGGYINATSPVVRELSFDLRTGNSTGVEYDIAAVTDLHAGKLMSRERVGNIVTSINQMTPDIILLVGDVLDDYDVKQSGAVEELKRLKAPLGKYAVLGNHEYYLGGKWSEDFLEKQGLSVLVDETVIVDGKFLLVGRNDFSAVQHGGTREPLARLIPADNKLPVIVLDHKPAELEEAERAGVALQISGHTHNGQIFPVNFIIDDLYEKGWGILKKSKTWYYVSCGVGFWGPPIRTNSRPEILLIHIKV
- a CDS encoding PAS domain-containing hybrid sensor histidine kinase/response regulator, translated to MQIKVDPAVLAELYKEVAELRKAEHELRTNGRRLRVIFERSPLGLILFNSDGIIVDCNEQFVRIMGSTREKLLGFNIAQDSTIEIGAALAKALSGEPSYFENYYTSVTGGRKGYLRVAFNPVTPEKTPSEVIATIEDFSERKKIEESFIQSEFRLNTILDSIQAGVMLIDPQSRIIIDSNAEACRLIGLEKEQIMGRVCHDFICAAERGKCPVLDLGQAVDKSERVLLTSKGTKLTVLKTVNIILINGKEQLLECFVDISQRKQAEEQLLRAKEDIEQYAQNLEVINKKLTETTASRDELEQEVAERKLAESRLRESRQLYQELVENAASIILRMDINGRITFFNEFAEKIFGYLRNDILGKNIIGTIVPEVESSGRDLRKMAQDIFHNPEKFINNENENMLRDGSRIWVSWSNKALYSSDNKLLEILCIGSDITEQKKAVKALKLAKCQAEAASKAKSEFLANMSHEIRTPMNSILGVADLLLETKLDEEQKRYINLFESAGKSLLALINEILDFAKVETGRIELESVCFDLGLSIKDIDSIMRVVAKSKGLEFSCTLDADHPILVLGDQIRLKQILLNIIGNAVKFTEKGAVSITVSSVPARQNTRLFTFSIIDTGIGIPPEKMHTIFESFAQADSSTTRRYGGTGLGLTIAKRLAGLMDGEILVESKVGAGTIFKLVVPFNICNEVNKDNSYNGEEAIPVDSGSKKKRILIVEDSESNRMLLDLYLEPSGHEVVLVENGLQGLTAFKNDNFDLVFMDIQMPVMDGIAATKAIREYEKENSLATTPIVALTANAFEEDREHCFNAGCTGFLAKPIKKKKLLSVIDSY
- the arsB gene encoding ACR3 family arsenite efflux transporter, with protein sequence MINKTGPVNDRKMTSIFERYLTVWVGLCIIGGILLGKVAPGLAKNLDGMSLYVNGAPVVSIPIAICLFFMMYPIMVKIDFASVIKAGKSGKPVFLTLFINWCVKPFTMYAIAIFFLGYCFKSFIGVDAVDLVKMPFGLDLAVGSLHGAGTVVLQDGIKMLQIPLWRSYFAGCILLGIAPCTAMVLVWGYLAQGNDGLTLVMVAINSLAMLILYGVLGGFLLGVGQLPVPWQALLLSVAIYVALPLFAGYFSRKWIIKSKGETWFKEKFLHVLTPITISALLLTLVLLFSFKGEVILANPLTIVWISIPLFLQTILIFAVGYIAAKFMNLNYEDAAPAAMIGASNHFEVAIATAVMIFGLSSGAALATVVGVLIEVPVMLMLVGFCKRTRGWFTHTK
- the flgL gene encoding flagellar hook-associated protein FlgL yields the protein MRISTTQIYAQSLTNVNSSLVRLDELNSQNSSQKRINAPSDDAAGMGNVMELRTYDQTLATQVENATVVKGLLGSADDLLSQASEIMTSILEQAEQASTGTYDLEQNQMMAEQMRGYLDSLVSIANSKSGNDYLFSGEATDTSPYEYTTDVTLLGDSPARSDIAEITGEFDKTTLVEFTTDGTIGVDSIDYRFSTDGGESWDTGTLDATAVPPETTLNLGTISVEMNSGVAVTAADEDEGSQFIVRSALSYNGSEKATSVAISEKTEVNANTVGHKAFGGLNSQTDDPYDDPNLFETISDAIAYMEIGDESGVANCLEKLRAGNEALTTVSAEIGSSEEKTSFVMSSITLSRNRIATAISSEEDINAAQLSIELTQANYVYQAVLKSAASIMNTSIMDYL
- the fliD gene encoding flagellar filament capping protein FliD, translated to MSISSLSSNVLSYSSVSTSGSTNFSGLGNGTDFDEIREATITAESYKKQEYEESLTYSKNAVDVLTTLDEELVTLSGTLQKMDEVSEFYSYTGNISGDEVSAVAEDGAKPCSHNLVVGQLAKTDRWVAEDYDIASKDTEICSADSSITLSYAGEDITLNIPSGTTAEEFVDLINNSSEFTDKIEASLIYDGSNYHLSLTGNDTGSDNVLGLTDLSALDSISASDFTNTQTAQNAKLKIDGYPSETDSWLERSSNTVDDLIDNVTLTLSSTTDSDGVEIAISYDTDSMVEKVASFVSEVNQIIYDLQSVTGRLDTSDDDEDSDTFTLKGGSLDLIYNRFKSILSSLGEGFTRYDSGTETGDLYSSLSMIGISTDSTEGSSSFGQLVLDYDELEEALSKSPESVARLFAASGESTSDSSSISILSSISGLTSAGEYDVEYEVSGGQITSATINGVAMKLDGNTMLAQRNSDANGLYLKGTETTDGIYSATVLVKQGKIGEIADYCSKITDVSTGSVPLLISSYEDSCTKLENEIYDEAARLDSLDSYLTTKYAKLDALLQKYSNLSTQLTTTLDTSSSD
- a CDS encoding L-serine ammonia-lyase, producing MESLKELYRIGVGPSSSHTMGPRMAAECFLEKHPDAPFFRVTLFESLAATGKGHLTDWAVLCVLGNDKTEIVWKAEEKMVEHPNGMLFESLNENKEVVDSWKVYSVGGGAIREEGKCHSNINSVYPLQHIASIMDHCADKGINYWEYVEQCEGPEIWDFLREVWAVMEKALERGLDAEGVLPGSIGLRRQAKSYLRRTKLASPEMQFTGLTTAYALAVSEENAAGGVIVTAPTCGSCGIIPATLKYLKDLYSLKENDIIRALATAGLFGNVIKKNASISGAEVGCQGEVGSACAMACAAATQLMGGTLRQIEYSAEMGLEHHLGLTCDPVDGLVQIPCIERNACAATRALARAQMSILSDGSHRISFDEVVTVMKETGHDLPSLYRETSNGGLAKAYTARCKC
- the flgK gene encoding flagellar hook-associated protein FlgK, with amino-acid sequence MISNLFNIGSKAISNTQASIATTSNNIANAETTGYRRANAVYTSTGNINVGGNSIGTGAEITAIQSNWDKFIETQYLSSSADLASSKASSEYLSQMDSIFNQSAKDGLGVTQDAFLTAWAELSMYPDSSSEREALLGEAESLVYSINSTYSELQKMQSTVEDEINDQVAQANEYIDNIGLLNKQIAASPEDYDLVSNRDQIIRELDELIGVTVITPSDGQTKIYTESGMPLVEGSETHNLVYTSARSTESLMPSSAYDGELNFSGSSSEEMLLEFTSSGADGSAKFKVSFDGGNTWAKDENGNTLIYTAGDSNNSATIDGVEISFSGSTSDHTKGDRYTIVPKNGLYWQGNDSSLVNCTPLTDASGTGISHRSTSGSISGLLTFRDDELIPTMDSLNDLSSALIWEVNEVHSQGAGLSSHLSLEGTYSVEDQTATLSNSGLPYAANIESGEFSIYTYDADGALLSNAAISIDPSTDSLDDIVNSINSAFPGSITASVDSEGHLKLQSATDISFELSSDTSGFLAATGINTFFDGSSASDISINSYIQDNPSHINCGEVGTDGLVSSGSNDTAKTINELMSKTVTIGDHLSSQTSSLSEYLSQIVSSVGAAASTASTQVTCDTAAAQLYYDQQQSVSGVNVEEEVINLTKQQQQYQAACQIITVSRDMFDTILGMM